The following proteins are encoded in a genomic region of Nicotiana sylvestris chromosome 4, ASM39365v2, whole genome shotgun sequence:
- the LOC138889874 gene encoding uncharacterized protein gives MARRRKQAAPVTAAITPVTLTMQNFTPLTFGSFLPPSFQSIQEEKELSEDEEGNGTQWNSKIAITAKEAQKSKDQLPTSPKRLQFSEAGSSKPSPNPDLTAKAEIGKVMHAKELRQQNRNSQMGMRLEYIPPSHRDGKIVIQIEEEDVSELKEHWATALIGYVLGDTPYEKSMESYVESVWDFVNRPQILYHQEGYYVFRFTTVEERDTIMQAGPYSYHNKPFILQNWERVFYFDSKFITTIPLWIHLPSLSAGYWTTDALSKVASVVGLPLYTDKFIADLNKISYARVLVKVDITKPLVETIEIETPIGTRQQEIVYEWRPKFCNEYLQFGHDSSECWNSTKQNEDVKFKAPKRRNRGRGRKVIQEWKPKEEQEQEEGIGEKNEVQPPLDKDKQTSVDKPDQKSLMIQMKENSERQNTAGVQ, from the coding sequence ATGGCAAGGAGACGCAAACAAGCAGCGCCGGTGACTGCTGCTATAACTCCGGTGACCTTAACAATGCAGAATTTCACTCCGTTAACATTTGGAAGTTTTCTACCACCTAGTTTCCAATCAATTCAAGAGGAAAAGGAGCTAAGTGAGGATGAAGAGGGGAACGGtactcaatggaacagtaaaaTTGCTATTACTGCGAAGGAAGCTCAGAAATCCAAAGATCAATTGCCAACCAGTCCAAAACGATTGCAATTTTCTGAAGCTGGATCTTCAAAACCATCTCCAAATCCAGATCTCACAGCCAAAGCAGAGATAGGGAAGGTCATGCATGCAAAGGAGCTAAGACAACAAAACCGGAACTCACAGATGGGGATGAGGCTGGAGTATATTCCACCAAGTCATAGAGACGGTAAGATTGTCATTCAAATAGAGGAAGAAGATGTAAGCGAGCTAAAGGAACACTGGGCGACTGCTCTAATTGGGTATGTACTTGGGGATACTCCATATGAGAAATCTATGGAGAGCTATGTTGAATCAGTCTGGGATTTTGTCAATAGACCTCAGATCCTGTATCACCAAGAAGGATATTATGTGTTTCGATTCACAACAGTGGAGGAAAGAGACACAATCATGCAAGCTGGGCCTTACTCATATCATAACAAGCCATTTATTTTGCAGAACTGGGAGAGAGTTTTCTACTTTGATTCTAAGTTTATCACTACTATCCCCTTGTGGATTCACTTACCTAGCCTATCAGCTGGGTATTGGACTACTGATGCATTAAGTAAGGTGGCTAGTGTTGTAGGTTTACCATTATACACTGATAAATTTATAGCAGATTTGAACAAAATTTCCTATGCAAGAGTACTTGTGAAAGTTGACATCACAAAGCCACTAGTGGAGACTATTGAGATTGAAACTCCCATAGGTACTAGACAACAAGAAATAGTGTATGAATGGAGGCCAAAATTCTGTAATGAATATTTACAGTTTGGTCATGATAGCTCTGAATGCTGGAATTCAACTAAACAGAATGAAGATGTTAAATTCAAGGCCCCAAAAAGAAGGAATAGAGGCAGAGGGAGAAAAGTTATTCAGGAATGGAAGCCAAAAGAAGAGCAGGAACAAGAGGAGGGGATTGGAGAGAAGAATGAAGTACAACCTCCACTTGACAAAGACAAGCAGACCTCAGTAGATAAACCAGACCAAAAGAGCTTGATGATACAAATGAAGGAAAACAGTGAAAGACAAAATACTGCAGGTGTTCAGTAG